A window of the Miscanthus floridulus cultivar M001 chromosome 14, ASM1932011v1, whole genome shotgun sequence genome harbors these coding sequences:
- the LOC136505203 gene encoding putative glutaredoxin-C14, with the protein MERVLQLASERAVVVFTLSSCCMCHTVTQLMADLSVNARVHELDRDPRGKDMERALLKMLGGRGPAVPAVFIGGKLVGGTNSVMSLHLAGELVPMLMNAGALWV; encoded by the coding sequence ATGGAGCGTGTGCTGCAGCTGGCGTCGGAGCGTGCGGTGGTGGTGTTCACGCTGAGCAGCTGCTGCATGTGCCACACGGTGACGCAGCTGATGGCGGACCTGAGCGTGAACGCGCGGGTGCACGAGCTGGACAGAGACCCCAGGGGCAAGGACATGGAGCGCGCCCTCCTCAAGATGCTGGGCGGGAGGGGCCCCGCCGTCCCCGCCGTCTTCATCGGCGGCAAGCTCGTCGGCGGCACCAACAGCGTCATGTCGCTCCACCTCGCCGGCGAGCTCGTGCCCATGCTCATGAACGCTGGCGCGCTCTGGGTTTAG